In the Candidatus Eisenbacteria bacterium genome, one interval contains:
- a CDS encoding GNAT family N-acetyltransferase: protein MASTPAGKGPIRVRRIAERDREAVKRILFRRWGPPGVVSRGRLHAAHEHAGFLAEEGARIVGLVTYETRRGRCEVVSLDALRRGGGIGTRLLAAVERRARSLDCREVWLITTNDNLRALRFYQRRGYEIRAVHSGSL, encoded by the coding sequence CGCCGGATCGCGGAGAGGGATCGCGAGGCCGTCAAGCGGATCCTCTTCCGCCGCTGGGGCCCGCCTGGAGTGGTGAGCAGGGGACGGCTCCACGCCGCGCACGAACACGCCGGCTTCCTGGCCGAGGAGGGCGCGAGAATCGTCGGCCTCGTGACGTACGAGACGAGGCGGGGCAGGTGCGAGGTCGTCTCGCTGGATGCGCTTCGCCGAGGGGGAGGAATCGGCACGAGGCTTCTGGCCGCGGTCGAGAGACGCGCGCGTTCCCTCGATTGCCGGGAGGTCTGGCTCATCACGACGAACGACAACCTGCGGGCCCTCCGCTTCTATCAGCGTCGGGGCTACGAGATCCGGGCGGTCCATTCGGGATCGCTCG